A genome region from Trichocoleus sp. includes the following:
- a CDS encoding amino acid ABC transporter substrate-binding protein: MGKTTIRKWSSLLLAATLTVATLNACTSAGGNATSADGSASPADNGGASRLNTIASRGKLICGVEGTIPGFSFVDSSGKYSGLDVDICKAVAAAILGDPEKVEYRNLDSTARFPALQNGEVDMLSRNTTWTSSRDAAGGNGLEFAPTTFFDGQGVLVRQDSGIKDFKGLEGKSICVETGTTTELNLASRAKEQGVNVNEVKFQDSNATFAAYQEGRCEAITSDRSQLAAKRTALPNPDDHLLLDDVLSKEPLGPVTINNDSRFYDVVRWTVYGLFQAEEFGITQANVQQKLKEANPDVQNFLGTQGDLGKQLGLSNDYMVKVIEAVGNYGEIYERNVGTGSKLGIDRGLNKLWNEGGLMYAPPNR, encoded by the coding sequence ATGGGTAAAACAACTATTCGTAAGTGGAGTTCTCTCCTCCTCGCTGCAACTTTAACCGTCGCAACGCTCAATGCTTGTACCTCTGCTGGCGGAAATGCAACTTCAGCGGATGGGTCAGCGTCTCCGGCTGACAATGGGGGTGCGAGTCGTCTAAATACGATCGCCTCTCGCGGTAAGCTGATCTGCGGTGTTGAAGGAACGATTCCAGGCTTTAGCTTCGTCGATTCCAGCGGCAAATACAGTGGCTTAGATGTAGATATCTGCAAGGCAGTTGCAGCCGCAATTCTGGGCGATCCCGAAAAAGTAGAGTATCGAAACCTTGATTCCACAGCACGATTCCCGGCTTTGCAGAACGGTGAGGTCGATATGCTCTCCCGGAATACAACCTGGACTTCGAGCCGCGATGCGGCAGGTGGTAATGGTTTAGAGTTTGCCCCAACAACCTTCTTCGACGGGCAAGGTGTCCTGGTGCGGCAAGATAGTGGCATTAAGGATTTCAAAGGGCTAGAGGGCAAATCAATCTGCGTTGAAACTGGAACGACGACCGAGTTAAACCTGGCATCTCGTGCCAAAGAACAGGGAGTCAACGTCAATGAAGTGAAGTTTCAGGACTCTAACGCTACGTTTGCGGCTTATCAAGAAGGACGCTGTGAGGCAATTACCTCCGATCGCTCTCAGCTTGCCGCTAAACGGACTGCCCTCCCAAATCCAGATGACCATCTTCTGCTCGATGATGTTTTGTCCAAAGAACCGCTGGGTCCTGTAACGATCAACAACGACTCTCGCTTCTATGATGTGGTGAGATGGACGGTTTATGGACTGTTTCAAGCAGAAGAATTTGGCATAACTCAAGCCAATGTGCAGCAAAAGCTGAAAGAGGCCAATCCGGATGTGCAAAACTTCCTGGGCACTCAGGGTGATCTGGGCAAACAGTTGGGGCTGTCCAATGACTACATGGTGAAAGTGATTGAAGCTGTGGGTAACTATGGCGAGATCTACGAGCGCAACGTGGGCACAGGCTCGAAGCTAGGCATTGATCGGGGTTTGAATAAGCTCTGGAACGAAGGTGGTTTGATGTACGCTCCCCCTAACCGCTAG
- a CDS encoding NADPH-dependent FMN reductase, whose translation MVKVVGISGSLRAGSRSYEALNLALQRVEALGNSVELLDLRTLNLPFCTGEAEYPNYPDVDRLRQTVQAADALILATPEYHGSVSGVLKNALDLMSFDQLSDKVVGLISVLGGQSNSNALNDLRVIMRWVHAWVIPEQVAIGQAWKAFDEDGKLLDESLSKRFDVFAQSLVENTQKLSRIAS comes from the coding sequence ATGGTCAAAGTCGTTGGTATTTCTGGTAGTTTGAGGGCTGGCTCCCGCAGCTATGAAGCACTTAATCTGGCGTTGCAGCGGGTAGAAGCCCTTGGCAACTCGGTTGAGCTGTTGGATTTAAGAACATTGAACCTCCCCTTTTGCACGGGTGAAGCGGAGTATCCTAACTATCCTGATGTCGATCGCCTGCGGCAAACCGTTCAGGCGGCAGATGCTCTTATTCTTGCCACCCCCGAGTATCACGGCAGCGTGAGCGGTGTCTTAAAAAATGCGCTGGATTTGATGAGCTTTGACCAGCTTTCAGATAAGGTTGTTGGCTTGATTAGTGTTTTGGGTGGGCAGTCCAACAGTAATGCGCTCAACGACCTGCGAGTGATTATGCGCTGGGTTCATGCCTGGGTCATTCCTGAACAGGTTGCGATCGGGCAAGCCTGGAAAGCGTTTGACGAAGACGGGAAGTTGCTTGACGAATCGCTCTCCAAGCGGTTTGATGTGTTTGCTCAAAGTCTCGTTGAGAATACGCAGAAACTCAGCCGCATTGCTTCCTAG
- a CDS encoding fatty acid desaturase, translated as MSEATQPLTVPKEFLGPPGGWNPTLLIFLAAVVMVVLSTMGYWCWHVPDWICFGTNVLALHLVGTVIHDASHNVAHRNRTMNAILGHGSALMLGFSFPVFTRVHMQHHANVNDPENDPDHFVSTGGPLWLIAARFFYHEVFFFKRRLWRKYELLEWFIARLIVLVVVLLSIHYGFIGYIFNFWFSPAGIVGLALGLFFDYLPHRPFQERDRWKNARVYPNAILNWLIMGQNYHLIHHLWPSIPWYKYQGAYRATKPLLDAKGCHQSLGLLQGKNFWIFIYDVFLGIRFHGHRSVAADTVVARSQEPSV; from the coding sequence ATGTCGGAGGCAACTCAGCCCCTGACTGTACCGAAGGAGTTTCTGGGTCCGCCGGGGGGGTGGAATCCAACGCTGCTGATCTTTCTGGCGGCAGTGGTCATGGTCGTACTGTCTACGATGGGCTATTGGTGTTGGCACGTTCCAGACTGGATTTGCTTTGGGACAAATGTCCTGGCGCTACATTTGGTGGGAACCGTAATCCATGATGCGTCTCATAACGTGGCACATCGCAACCGCACTATGAATGCAATACTCGGACATGGGAGTGCCTTAATGCTGGGTTTCTCATTTCCGGTGTTTACGCGCGTCCACATGCAGCACCATGCAAACGTCAATGACCCAGAGAATGACCCCGATCACTTTGTCTCGACAGGGGGACCACTCTGGCTGATTGCAGCCCGCTTTTTTTACCACGAAGTTTTCTTCTTCAAGCGACGGCTGTGGCGGAAATATGAGCTGCTGGAGTGGTTCATTGCACGTCTGATTGTTTTAGTGGTTGTCCTTCTTTCCATTCATTACGGGTTTATTGGCTATATCTTCAACTTCTGGTTTTCTCCAGCGGGCATTGTTGGTCTAGCCTTAGGGCTATTCTTCGATTACCTGCCACACCGCCCTTTTCAAGAGCGCGATCGATGGAAAAATGCCAGAGTCTATCCCAATGCCATTCTCAATTGGCTCATCATGGGACAGAACTATCATTTGATTCACCATCTCTGGCCCTCTATTCCCTGGTACAAATATCAGGGAGCTTATCGCGCTACAAAGCCGTTGCTCGACGCCAAAGGATGCCACCAATCGCTTGGATTGCTTCAAGGCAAGAACTTTTGGATCTTTATCTATGATGTTTTCCTGGGAATTCGTTTCCATGGGCATCGATCGGTTGCGGCAGATACAGTTGTTGCTCGCTCGCAAGAACCATCTGTTTAG
- a CDS encoding YdcF family protein has product MFELITQLILLIAIYFIVRYVLLSFIDRKYLTWLGGIVLVLLLVLAFLNPTNNTVGILWSFVSFFLKPLGLALVLLGYSLRKGMKDIPGTQVTAAFLILLIFSLPLTAYLLTAQTEQRSVIEVVQRQEATNPPPGQAIVVLGDGALPSSASRIRTQITPGAGLTTTLLSRLLYTAQLYRSRASTNPLVIVSGIGGQSGNAAEVNSDQSITNLLVSNGVPTDRIRIDRNGIDPHSSAVEVRNILQTGTSTDCREVVVCDNNGVSPSPGVTVAPRTPIVLVAPALSIRRTASTFSRLNFSVVARPTDFYVFQLQRGLQFAAVTDIIPSAEALAVTTRAVDEYLATVYYFLRGWLADPLTV; this is encoded by the coding sequence ATGTTTGAACTGATCACGCAACTCATTCTCCTGATTGCGATTTATTTTATTGTTCGCTACGTTTTACTCTCGTTTATCGATCGAAAATACCTGACCTGGTTGGGCGGCATTGTGCTGGTGCTGCTGCTGGTGCTGGCGTTTTTAAATCCCACTAACAATACAGTTGGAATTCTCTGGTCGTTTGTCTCGTTTTTCCTGAAGCCGCTGGGTCTGGCGCTGGTGCTGCTGGGCTATTCGCTTCGGAAAGGCATGAAAGATATTCCGGGAACTCAGGTGACCGCTGCCTTTCTAATTTTGCTGATCTTTAGCTTGCCGCTGACTGCCTACCTGCTAACGGCTCAAACTGAACAGCGATCGGTGATTGAAGTCGTGCAGCGCCAAGAGGCGACCAATCCTCCTCCCGGGCAGGCGATCGTCGTGTTGGGAGATGGTGCTCTACCCTCTTCTGCCTCACGCATTCGGACTCAAATTACTCCCGGAGCCGGACTAACGACCACGCTGCTATCCCGCTTGCTATATACCGCCCAACTGTACCGTAGCCGCGCTTCGACCAATCCGCTTGTGATCGTTTCAGGAATTGGGGGGCAGTCGGGCAATGCGGCAGAGGTCAATAGCGACCAATCGATTACAAATTTGCTGGTCAGTAATGGAGTTCCCACCGATCGCATCCGGATCGATCGCAATGGCATTGATCCTCATAGCAGCGCTGTGGAAGTACGAAATATTCTGCAAACTGGCACATCTACAGACTGCCGGGAAGTTGTGGTTTGTGACAACAATGGCGTCAGCCCTTCACCTGGAGTCACCGTTGCCCCAAGAACGCCGATCGTCCTGGTTGCCCCTGCTCTCAGTATCCGCCGCACCGCTTCCACGTTTAGCCGCCTCAATTTCAGCGTTGTGGCTCGTCCCACTGATTTTTATGTCTTCCAGCTGCAGCGCGGCTTGCAGTTCGCCGCAGTCACCGATATCATCCCCAGTGCCGAAGCTCTCGCCGTAACAACCCGCGCTGTCGATGAATATTTGGCGACCGTATATTACTTCCTGCGAGGCTGGTTAGCTGACCCGCTCACGGTGTAG
- a CDS encoding amino acid ABC transporter permease, whose translation MTTSPTSSPSSLPPTIAALTPIAWMRKHLFNSWLNSLLTIVLVLILGRMLISFVTWATTTAKWQVIPANLSLFFAGRYPSSEYWRLWIMLGMLVFLAGVSWGILARNVPRLLSRNVLIGLGIVAAIIILIPTPLPYRLLLLGLEALMISCAIGGQRLGRRSPGLGKWLSLAWMLSFFVALWLMAGGFGLRPVEGTAWGGLLLTVFMAVVSMVLSFPFGVLLALGRQSELPIIRWLSTVFIEIVRGTPILATLFIALLMVPLFLPAGSQTGLVARGIIGLTLFAAAYLAETVRGGLQAIPKGQYEAASAVGLSTPLTLALIVLPQALKISIPAIVGLFIDLVQETTLVSIVGLAELLGTSRSILANPLYIGRYAEVYLFIGVLYWTICYLMSWGSRRLEQQLDSGH comes from the coding sequence ATGACAACATCCCCGACCTCCAGTCCCTCCAGTTTGCCGCCGACGATTGCTGCGCTGACACCGATCGCCTGGATGCGAAAGCATTTGTTTAATAGCTGGCTGAACAGCCTGTTGACGATCGTGCTGGTGCTAATTCTGGGCAGAATGCTGATTAGCTTTGTCACCTGGGCAACCACGACTGCGAAATGGCAGGTTATCCCGGCAAACTTGTCTCTGTTTTTTGCAGGGCGATATCCCTCAAGTGAATACTGGCGGCTCTGGATCATGCTGGGGATGCTCGTTTTCCTGGCAGGGGTGTCTTGGGGAATTCTGGCGCGAAATGTGCCTCGCTTGCTAAGTCGTAATGTGCTGATTGGGCTTGGAATTGTTGCTGCAATTATCATTCTGATTCCGACTCCGCTGCCTTATCGCCTGCTGCTGCTCGGTTTGGAAGCTCTGATGATTAGCTGTGCGATCGGCGGACAACGATTGGGTCGGCGCAGTCCAGGATTAGGTAAATGGCTATCGCTCGCCTGGATGCTGTCGTTTTTTGTGGCGCTCTGGCTGATGGCAGGCGGATTTGGGCTAAGACCAGTCGAAGGAACGGCTTGGGGAGGCTTGCTGTTAACTGTTTTTATGGCAGTGGTCAGTATGGTTTTATCCTTTCCCTTTGGGGTGCTGTTGGCATTAGGAAGACAGAGTGAACTGCCAATTATTCGCTGGCTGTCCACGGTTTTTATTGAGATTGTACGAGGTACACCAATCCTGGCAACCTTGTTTATTGCTCTACTGATGGTGCCGCTCTTTCTGCCTGCTGGCTCTCAAACGGGGTTAGTGGCGCGGGGTATTATTGGGTTAACGCTCTTTGCGGCAGCCTATTTAGCCGAAACGGTGCGAGGCGGACTACAGGCAATTCCGAAAGGGCAATATGAAGCGGCGAGTGCTGTTGGGCTAAGCACCCCCTTGACTCTGGCACTGATTGTTTTACCACAAGCCCTGAAGATTTCGATTCCAGCAATTGTGGGTTTGTTTATTGACCTGGTACAAGAGACAACCCTGGTTTCGATCGTCGGCTTAGCTGAGTTGCTGGGGACAAGTCGATCGATTCTGGCTAACCCTTTGTACATTGGACGATACGCTGAAGTCTATTTGTTTATTGGTGTGCTGTATTGGACAATTTGCTACCTCATGTCTTGGGGCAGCCGCCGACTGGAACAGCAGCTTGATTCAGGGCATTAA
- a CDS encoding amino acid ABC transporter ATP-binding protein, translating into MTQLQPETSSNGQTSTEPMIIAENVEKWYDNHFHVLQGVSLTVSKGEVVVVMGPSGSGKSTFIRTFNALESYQKGRIVIDGIHLSHDVKNIDAIRQEVGMVFQQFNLFPHLTVLQNVTLAPIWVRRWAKSKAEEIAMQLLERVGILNQAQKYPGQLSGGQQQRVAIARALAMQPKIMLFDEPTSALDPEMVREVLDVMRTLADSGMTMVCVTHEVGFAREVADRVVLMDSGLLIEEASPTEFFSNPREERTKKFLSQIL; encoded by the coding sequence ATGACCCAGCTTCAGCCTGAAACAAGCAGCAATGGTCAGACTTCAACAGAACCGATGATTATTGCTGAAAATGTCGAGAAATGGTACGACAACCACTTTCATGTTTTGCAGGGAGTCAGCTTGACTGTGAGCAAAGGAGAAGTGGTCGTGGTGATGGGTCCTTCTGGCTCTGGAAAATCGACTTTTATTCGCACCTTCAATGCCCTGGAAAGTTACCAGAAGGGCAGGATTGTCATTGATGGCATTCACTTGAGCCATGATGTCAAGAATATTGACGCAATTCGGCAGGAAGTGGGGATGGTGTTTCAGCAGTTCAATTTGTTCCCCCATCTCACCGTTTTGCAAAATGTCACCCTGGCTCCAATTTGGGTGCGTCGGTGGGCAAAGTCTAAGGCAGAAGAAATTGCGATGCAGCTGTTGGAGCGAGTCGGGATTCTGAATCAGGCACAGAAGTATCCAGGGCAACTCTCCGGTGGACAGCAGCAGCGGGTCGCAATTGCACGGGCGCTGGCAATGCAGCCCAAAATCATGCTGTTTGATGAACCGACTTCTGCACTTGATCCAGAAATGGTACGCGAGGTGCTGGATGTAATGCGAACGCTGGCAGACTCTGGCATGACGATGGTCTGTGTAACGCATGAAGTCGGGTTTGCCCGAGAAGTTGCCGATCGCGTTGTGTTAATGGACAGTGGTTTACTGATTGAAGAAGCGTCACCGACCGAATTCTTCAGCAACCCCAGAGAGGAACGGACGAAAAAATTTCTCTCCCAAATTCTTTAA
- a CDS encoding ion channel produces MAENQPIHQNGLGESKLGTKVPFLLPKQRSRLVGRRGQFNVVQVGKSRSQGSDLYHALLTLSWPRFLCLMALFYSLLNALFALAYLFDPSGNGIANAPPGSFVDAFFFSVQTMASIGYGALYPQTTYANVLVTIESLLGLLWIATATGLMFARFSRPTAKVMFSRMAIVAPYDGLPTLMFRAANQRRNQILEAHIRVTLVRNVQTQEGIEMRRFYDMALARSQNPIFALTWTALHPITPESPLYGMTSADLEEQDAEIIVTLMGLDETFSQTIHARYSYAPCEICWNMQFADILSYTPDGRRAVDYRQFHKVLPL; encoded by the coding sequence ATGGCTGAGAATCAACCGATCCATCAGAACGGCTTGGGAGAGAGCAAGTTAGGTACTAAAGTGCCCTTTCTGCTCCCAAAGCAGCGATCGCGGCTGGTTGGTCGGCGAGGACAGTTTAACGTTGTGCAGGTAGGGAAGTCGCGTTCTCAGGGTAGCGATCTCTACCATGCACTGTTGACGCTTTCCTGGCCTCGATTTTTGTGCCTGATGGCGCTGTTCTATAGCTTGCTCAATGCTCTGTTTGCGCTGGCATACCTGTTTGATCCGTCGGGGAATGGTATTGCAAATGCCCCTCCCGGTTCTTTTGTTGATGCTTTTTTCTTTAGTGTCCAAACGATGGCATCGATCGGGTATGGGGCTTTGTATCCGCAAACGACTTATGCCAATGTGCTAGTAACGATCGAATCTTTGCTGGGGTTACTGTGGATTGCAACAGCAACAGGTTTGATGTTTGCGCGATTTTCGCGACCGACTGCCAAAGTTATGTTTAGCCGGATGGCGATCGTTGCTCCCTATGATGGTCTACCTACTTTAATGTTTCGGGCAGCAAATCAACGGCGAAATCAGATTTTAGAGGCACACATCCGAGTAACGTTGGTGCGAAATGTTCAAACTCAAGAAGGAATAGAGATGCGGCGGTTTTACGACATGGCTCTTGCTCGCTCGCAAAATCCTATCTTTGCTTTAACATGGACGGCACTACATCCGATTACACCTGAAAGCCCGCTTTACGGCATGACATCAGCAGATTTGGAGGAGCAAGACGCAGAAATTATTGTTACCCTCATGGGGCTTGATGAGACGTTTTCTCAGACCATTCATGCCCGCTATTCCTATGCTCCCTGTGAGATTTGCTGGAATATGCAATTTGCAGATATTCTCTCCTACACTCCAGATGGACGCAGAGCCGTCGATTATCGGCAGTTTCATAAGGTGTTGCCGCTTTAG
- the ftsH gene encoding ATP-dependent zinc metalloprotease FtsH, protein MLQSTLVSSPGLAQGTTKEPMSYSDLLRKIESGQVTKIDIDPARSVAEIQLKEKYQGSNQQEVTLFGGDNPELVEAARKNKVELDVQPSADSSTIAWLVTHGLLAFVLIAALLMFLRRTSSASGQAMNFGKSRARFQMEAKTGVMFDDVAGIEEAKEELQEVVTFLKKPERFTAVGAKIPKGVLLVGPPGTGKTLLAKAIAGEAGVPFFSISGSEFVEMFVGVGASRVRDLFKKAKENAPCIIFIDEIDAVGRQRGAGIGGGNDEREQTLNQLLTEMDGFEGNTGIIIIAATNRPDVLDSALLRPGRFDRQVMVDLPSYNGRLGILQVHARNKKLDPSVSLEAIARRTPGFSGAELANMLNEAAILTARRRKDEITLLEVDDAIDRVTTGMTLAPLMDSKKKRLIAYHEIGHALLMTLLKNSDPLNKVTIIPRSGGIGGFAQQTFNEEMIDSGLYTRAWLLDRITIALGGRAAEQEVFGDAEVTVGASNDIQVVGNLAREMVTRYGMSDLGPFALESGNSEVFLGRDLMSKSEYSEEVATKVDQQVREIVMRCYAESRRIVREHRELLDRMVDLLLEQETIDGEQFRRIVSEYTQLPEKQLATTEG, encoded by the coding sequence ATGCTTCAGAGTACGCTCGTTAGCTCTCCTGGCTTGGCACAGGGCACTACAAAAGAACCGATGAGCTACAGCGATCTGCTGCGAAAAATTGAATCTGGTCAAGTTACCAAAATTGATATTGATCCAGCTCGAAGCGTAGCCGAAATTCAGCTCAAGGAAAAATATCAAGGCAGCAACCAGCAAGAAGTGACCTTGTTTGGCGGGGATAACCCAGAACTCGTGGAAGCAGCCCGCAAAAACAAAGTTGAACTGGACGTACAGCCTTCTGCTGACAGCAGCACGATCGCCTGGTTGGTAACGCATGGCTTACTCGCATTTGTTTTGATTGCAGCTTTGCTAATGTTCTTGCGACGGACAAGCAGCGCTTCGGGGCAAGCCATGAACTTTGGCAAATCGAGAGCCCGGTTTCAGATGGAAGCCAAAACGGGCGTCATGTTTGATGACGTGGCAGGGATTGAAGAAGCCAAAGAAGAACTGCAAGAAGTCGTTACCTTCCTCAAGAAGCCAGAACGCTTCACCGCTGTCGGCGCTAAAATTCCTAAGGGCGTCCTGCTGGTTGGTCCTCCAGGAACCGGGAAGACCCTCTTGGCAAAAGCAATTGCAGGTGAAGCAGGTGTACCGTTCTTCAGCATCTCAGGCTCAGAGTTTGTCGAGATGTTTGTTGGGGTCGGTGCATCCCGCGTACGAGATTTGTTCAAGAAGGCGAAAGAGAATGCCCCCTGTATCATCTTCATTGATGAAATTGATGCCGTGGGACGGCAGCGGGGAGCAGGCATTGGTGGGGGTAACGATGAGCGAGAGCAAACGCTGAACCAGCTCTTGACCGAGATGGACGGCTTTGAGGGCAACACAGGGATTATCATTATTGCGGCGACGAACCGTCCTGATGTGCTCGATTCAGCCCTGCTGCGTCCCGGTCGATTCGATCGCCAGGTGATGGTGGATCTGCCCAGCTACAACGGACGTTTGGGCATCCTGCAAGTCCATGCGCGGAACAAGAAGCTTGACCCTTCAGTTTCGCTGGAAGCGATCGCGCGGCGTACCCCTGGATTCTCAGGTGCAGAGCTTGCCAATATGCTGAACGAAGCAGCAATTCTGACGGCTCGTCGTCGTAAAGACGAAATTACGCTGCTCGAAGTTGATGATGCGATCGATCGTGTGACAACGGGCATGACCCTGGCACCTTTGATGGACAGCAAGAAAAAACGGCTGATTGCTTATCACGAAATCGGTCATGCGCTGCTGATGACGCTGCTGAAGAACTCTGACCCTCTGAACAAAGTAACGATTATTCCGCGATCGGGTGGAATTGGTGGCTTTGCTCAACAGACCTTTAATGAGGAGATGATTGACAGCGGGCTTTATACACGCGCCTGGTTGCTGGATCGCATTACGATTGCTTTAGGCGGGAGAGCTGCTGAGCAAGAAGTGTTTGGCGATGCTGAGGTGACTGTTGGTGCAAGTAATGACATTCAGGTTGTTGGAAATCTGGCGCGAGAAATGGTGACTCGCTACGGCATGTCTGATCTGGGACCCTTTGCCCTGGAAAGCGGTAACAGTGAGGTCTTCTTAGGGCGTGACCTAATGTCTAAGTCCGAATATTCGGAAGAAGTGGCAACGAAAGTTGATCAACAGGTGCGTGAGATTGTGATGCGTTGCTACGCTGAGTCTCGACGAATTGTGCGGGAGCATCGGGAGTTGCTCGATCGCATGGTTGACCTGTTGCTGGAGCAAGAAACAATTGACGGGGAGCAGTTCCGGCGCATTGTTTCAGAATATACTCAGCTTCCTGAAAAGCAGCTTGCAACGACAGAAGGTTAG
- a CDS encoding ABC transporter permease subunit (The N-terminal region of this protein, as described by TIGR01726, is a three transmembrane segment that identifies a subfamily of ABC transporter permease subunits, which specificities that include histidine, arginine, glutamine, glutamate, L-cystine (sic), the opines (in Agrobacterium) octopine and nopaline, etc.) — protein sequence MTPLTDPTEKIPLWRDDRFWRIAIQIIVLVVVVAIGLILLGNMNRNLQQLGRQFEFSFLQNRAGFNIGESIVPYETNDTYFWAFCVGFLNTLRLVLISLIVTTVIGVVAGIASFSDNWLLQKISWIYVEISRNIPPLLQLFFWYFVIFFGLSQGAAVTRLPGSILVSKKGIVIPWPANTSATWLYLAVLTIMAIVAVLVWRWRIKLMEEQGASGKPQQYTLIGLGIIALLIFLFGLGWQFPQVAASGNVEGGLRMSLEYSAMMMGLAFYTGGFVAEVVRGGIQSVSKGQWEAAEALGLRSGLLMRLVVLPQALRVIIPSLNSQYINLAKNSVLAVAIGYPDFFATGLTTQNQTGRAVEFVLLLMVVYLSMTLSISLLMNQFNRLVQIRER from the coding sequence ATGACCCCGCTTACTGACCCCACCGAGAAAATTCCCCTTTGGCGAGATGATCGCTTTTGGAGAATTGCAATTCAGATCATTGTGCTGGTTGTTGTGGTTGCGATCGGGCTAATTTTGCTGGGGAACATGAATCGCAATCTTCAACAGCTCGGACGCCAGTTTGAATTTAGTTTTTTACAAAACCGCGCCGGATTTAACATCGGCGAAAGTATTGTTCCCTACGAAACCAACGACACTTACTTCTGGGCATTTTGCGTTGGCTTTCTCAACACGCTGCGCCTGGTTTTGATCAGTTTGATTGTCACGACAGTAATTGGTGTTGTAGCAGGCATTGCTAGCTTTTCAGACAACTGGCTCTTACAGAAAATTAGCTGGATCTATGTCGAAATCTCTCGCAACATCCCGCCGTTGCTGCAGCTTTTTTTCTGGTATTTCGTCATCTTCTTTGGGCTGTCTCAGGGTGCTGCGGTGACTCGTCTGCCCGGATCGATTTTAGTCAGCAAGAAGGGGATTGTCATTCCCTGGCCAGCGAATACCAGTGCGACCTGGCTGTATCTAGCAGTTCTGACCATAATGGCGATCGTGGCAGTGCTAGTCTGGCGCTGGCGAATCAAGCTGATGGAAGAACAGGGCGCGTCGGGCAAGCCACAGCAGTATACGCTCATTGGTCTGGGCATCATTGCGCTGCTAATTTTCCTGTTTGGGCTGGGCTGGCAGTTTCCCCAAGTGGCAGCTTCTGGCAACGTTGAAGGTGGGCTGCGAATGTCGCTGGAGTACAGCGCGATGATGATGGGGCTTGCCTTTTATACAGGCGGGTTCGTGGCAGAAGTGGTACGGGGCGGCATTCAGTCTGTTTCCAAAGGACAGTGGGAAGCTGCAGAAGCATTAGGGCTGCGATCGGGGTTACTGATGCGGTTGGTTGTCTTACCACAAGCCCTGCGGGTCATTATTCCTTCGCTCAATAGCCAATATATCAACCTGGCAAAGAACTCAGTTCTGGCGGTCGCGATCGGCTATCCTGATTTTTTTGCCACAGGCTTAACCACCCAAAACCAGACTGGGCGGGCAGTTGAGTTCGTCCTGCTGTTAATGGTGGTTTATCTGTCGATGACGTTGAGCATTTCTTTATTAATGAATCAATTCAACCGCTTGGTTCAAATTCGGGAGCGGTAA